A window of the Polaribacter batillariae genome harbors these coding sequences:
- a CDS encoding sigma-70 family RNA polymerase sigma factor, with protein sequence MRQLKITKQVTNRETASLDKYLQEIGKVDLITADEEVELAQRIKAGDQRALEKLTKANLRFVVSVAKQYQNQGLTLPDLINEGNLGLIKAAKRFDETRGFKFISYAVWWIRQSILQALAEQSRIVRLPLNKIGSINKINKMYAFLEQENERPPSAEEIAKKLDMTVNDVKESMKNSGRHVSMDAPLIEGEDSNLYDVLNSGESPNPDRKLLHESLRIEINRALETLTPREADVVKLYFGLGEHQPMTLEEIGETFDLTRERVRQIKEKAIRRLKHTSRSKILMTYLG encoded by the coding sequence ATGAGACAACTTAAAATTACTAAGCAGGTTACCAATAGAGAAACTGCATCTTTAGACAAATATTTACAAGAAATCGGGAAAGTAGATTTAATTACTGCAGACGAAGAAGTTGAATTAGCGCAGCGAATTAAAGCTGGAGATCAAAGAGCCTTAGAGAAATTAACAAAAGCAAACCTACGTTTTGTAGTTTCTGTAGCAAAACAATATCAAAATCAAGGATTAACATTACCAGATTTAATAAATGAAGGTAATTTAGGTTTAATTAAAGCCGCAAAACGTTTCGATGAAACAAGAGGTTTTAAATTTATATCTTATGCAGTTTGGTGGATTCGTCAATCTATCTTACAAGCACTAGCAGAACAATCTCGTATTGTACGTTTACCGTTAAATAAAATTGGTTCTATTAATAAAATTAACAAAATGTATGCTTTCTTAGAACAAGAAAACGAGCGCCCACCAAGTGCCGAAGAAATTGCTAAGAAATTAGACATGACTGTGAACGACGTAAAAGAATCTATGAAAAATTCTGGACGTCACGTATCTATGGATGCACCTTTAATTGAAGGCGAAGATTCGAATTTATACGATGTATTAAACTCTGGAGAATCTCCAAACCCTGATCGTAAATTATTACACGAATCTTTACGAATCGAAATTAACAGAGCCTTAGAAACACTAACACCACGTGAAGCAGATGTTGTAAAATTATATTTCGGTTTAGGAGAACACCAACCAATGACTTTAGAAGAAATTGGAGAAACTTTCGATTTAACAAGAGAAAGAGTTCGTCAAATTAAAGAAAAAGCAATTCGTAGATTAAAACACACCTCTAGAAGTAAAATTTTAATGACATATTTAGGCTAG
- a CDS encoding ComF family protein, giving the protein MKILTDFFQLFYPRLCANCDALLIKNEPILCTFCRHDLPLTNFDSYKENKVAKIFYGRIAIEKAYSLLFYRKDGISKKLIHALKYKGNENIGIFFGNWLGEMLKENKKFSDIDCIIPVPLHPKKKRLRGYNQVSKFGETIGKHLQIPFNEHLLKRISSSKTQTLKSRFERFTNNDTKFLLTDYTSLKNKHILVVDDVVTTGATLEACAKELQKTENIKISFLTIGYTELNL; this is encoded by the coding sequence ATGAAAATATTAACGGATTTTTTTCAACTTTTTTACCCTAGACTGTGTGCGAACTGCGATGCTCTATTAATTAAAAACGAACCTATTTTATGTACGTTTTGCAGACACGATTTACCGCTTACAAACTTCGATAGTTATAAAGAAAATAAAGTTGCAAAGATATTTTATGGAAGAATTGCTATAGAAAAAGCCTATTCATTATTATTTTATAGAAAAGACGGTATTTCCAAAAAACTAATTCATGCATTAAAATACAAAGGAAATGAGAATATTGGTATTTTCTTTGGAAATTGGTTGGGCGAAATGTTAAAAGAAAACAAAAAATTTAGTGACATAGACTGTATTATTCCTGTACCTCTTCATCCTAAAAAAAAGCGTCTAAGAGGTTACAATCAAGTTAGCAAATTTGGAGAAACCATTGGCAAACACCTTCAAATTCCATTTAACGAACATCTTTTAAAGAGAATTTCATCATCAAAAACACAAACCTTAAAATCTCGTTTTGAGAGGTTTACAAATAACGACACTAAATTTCTTTTAACAGATTATACTTCGTTAAAAAACAAACACATTTTAGTTGTAGATGATGTTGTTACCACTGGAGCGACTTTAGAAGCGTGTGCAAAAGAACTTCAAAAAACAGAAAATATTAAAATTAGCTTTTTAACAATTGGTTATACCGAGTTAAATTTATAA
- a CDS encoding glycine--tRNA ligase: protein MAKQEDQFKKVLSHAKEYGYVFQSSEIYDGLSAVYDYAQNGAELKKNIRDYWWKAMVQMHENIVGIDAAILMHPTTWKASGHVDAFNDPLIDNKDSKKRYRADVLVEDFREKISEKIQKDVDKAKKRFGDAFNEDEFRSTNPNVLRRQKQMDEITEKLTKVQEESDLVGFRQLIIDLGIGCPVSGSKNWTEVKQFNLMFGTQIGASAENATQVYLRPETAQGIFVNFLNVQKTGRMKIPFGIAQTGKAFRNEIVARQFIFRMREFEQMEMQFFVKPGTQKEWYNQWKETRLKWHLSLGMGAENYRFHDHDKLAHYADAAADIEFKFPFGFKELEGIHSRTDFDLKAHEKYSGKKLQYFDHEENKSYVPYVVETSIGLDRMFLAVFSNSLQEEALENGTTRTVLKLPAVLAPVKAAIFPLVKKDGLPEVARKIIDDLKWDFNVFYDEKDAVGKRYRRQDAAGTPFCITVDHDTLEDNSVTIRHRDTMEQKRVAIADLKEIIKQAVDVKTWLQKM, encoded by the coding sequence ATGGCAAAACAAGAAGATCAATTTAAAAAGGTATTATCGCATGCGAAGGAATATGGTTATGTATTTCAGTCGAGCGAAATTTACGACGGATTAAGTGCCGTTTACGACTATGCCCAAAATGGAGCCGAGTTAAAGAAAAACATAAGAGATTATTGGTGGAAAGCAATGGTGCAAATGCACGAGAATATTGTGGGTATAGATGCAGCAATTTTAATGCATCCAACCACATGGAAAGCCTCTGGCCATGTAGATGCTTTTAACGACCCTTTAATAGATAATAAAGATTCTAAAAAACGTTATAGAGCCGATGTTTTAGTAGAAGATTTTAGAGAGAAAATTTCTGAGAAAATTCAAAAAGATGTAGATAAAGCAAAAAAACGTTTTGGAGATGCTTTTAATGAAGATGAATTCAGAAGTACAAATCCGAATGTTTTGCGTCGTCAAAAACAAATGGATGAGATAACTGAAAAGTTAACCAAAGTTCAAGAAGAAAGCGATTTGGTTGGTTTTAGACAATTAATTATCGATTTAGGTATTGGTTGCCCTGTTTCTGGTTCAAAAAATTGGACAGAAGTAAAGCAATTTAACCTAATGTTTGGCACCCAAATTGGCGCTTCCGCAGAAAACGCGACCCAAGTATATTTGCGACCTGAAACTGCACAAGGTATTTTTGTGAATTTCTTAAATGTACAAAAAACAGGAAGAATGAAAATTCCTTTCGGAATTGCACAAACAGGTAAAGCCTTTAGAAATGAGATTGTTGCAAGACAATTTATTTTTAGAATGCGTGAGTTCGAACAAATGGAAATGCAATTTTTTGTAAAACCAGGTACCCAAAAAGAATGGTATAACCAATGGAAAGAAACACGTTTAAAGTGGCATTTATCATTAGGAATGGGGGCAGAGAATTACCGTTTTCACGACCATGATAAATTAGCACATTACGCAGATGCTGCTGCAGATATTGAGTTTAAGTTTCCTTTCGGATTTAAAGAACTAGAAGGAATTCACTCCAGAACAGACTTCGATCTAAAAGCACACGAAAAATATTCGGGAAAGAAATTGCAATATTTCGATCACGAAGAAAACAAAAGCTACGTACCTTATGTTGTAGAAACTTCTATTGGTTTAGACAGAATGTTTTTAGCCGTTTTTTCGAATTCTCTACAAGAAGAAGCTTTAGAAAACGGAACTACAAGAACTGTTTTAAAGCTACCAGCAGTGTTAGCACCAGTAAAAGCAGCCATTTTTCCGCTGGTTAAAAAAGATGGTTTGCCAGAAGTTGCGCGTAAAATTATAGACGATTTAAAATGGGATTTTAATGTGTTTTATGATGAAAAAGATGCAGTAGGCAAACGTTATAGAAGACAAGATGCAGCAGGTACACCTTTTTGTATTACTGTAGATCACGATACTTTAGAAGATAATTCTGTAACGATTCGTCATAGAGATACCATGGAGCAAAAACGTGTGGCAATTGCCGATTTAAAAGAGATTATAAAGCAAGCAGTAGATGTAAAAACTTGGTTGCAGAAAATGTAG
- a CDS encoding co-chaperone GroES has product MGLNIKPLADRVLVEPAPAETKTASGLIIPDNAKEKPQQGTVVAIGNGKIDEPLTVKVGDTVLYSKYGGTDLKLEGKDYLMMRESDILAII; this is encoded by the coding sequence ATGGGATTAAACATTAAACCTTTAGCAGACAGAGTTCTTGTAGAACCTGCTCCAGCAGAAACAAAAACAGCGTCTGGATTAATTATACCAGATAATGCAAAAGAAAAACCACAACAAGGAACTGTTGTAGCCATTGGTAATGGCAAAATAGACGAGCCTTTAACTGTAAAAGTTGGCGACACTGTTTTGTATAGCAAATATGGGGGTACAGACTTAAAATTAGAAGGAAAGGATTATTTAATGATGCGCGAATCTGATATTTTAGCTATTATTTAG
- the secG gene encoding preprotein translocase subunit SecG has product MSYTAFLILILIIAVALILIVMVQNPKGGGLSSSFGGGGAQSLGGVQNTNKFLDNTTWTLAIAMFALILLANVAIPRGGEENFKLDNTLDGIESTTPAPTNPTTNKNDSL; this is encoded by the coding sequence ATGAGTTATACAGCTTTTTTAATTCTAATTTTAATTATTGCAGTCGCTTTAATTTTAATTGTTATGGTACAAAACCCTAAAGGTGGAGGATTGTCTTCTTCTTTTGGTGGAGGTGGAGCACAATCTTTAGGAGGTGTGCAAAACACTAATAAATTTTTAGACAACACAACTTGGACTTTAGCCATTGCAATGTTCGCTTTAATTTTATTAGCAAATGTAGCCATACCACGAGGTGGTGAAGAAAACTTTAAATTAGACAATACTTTAGATGGTATAGAAAGCACAACTCCAGCCCCAACAAACCCAACAACAAATAAAAATGATAGCTTGTAA
- a CDS encoding THC0290_0291 family protein produces MKNPLTILFVIVFFLEIKAQHYTHDIGGFVGSTSLQTDYGERNHFGSELNNQGMSFSVAHYLSFYNRTLRWDPNNVLHNHLMVKTSLQYLSKTKLKHHGIYASKQSFAGEQLRAMKGTVRMLNVGVHLEYFLHPLEEFVYPYSDIAFNPFFTFGFQYSFFNNTLTSDLGDWQNDISVLPEKYRNNGHVDVGANESFVFSIGLGTRYKLTEKLDLAAQFNYQYFFSDKVDGLQAEVFENKNNEWAFNLQVGLIYHLNFSLPLFY; encoded by the coding sequence TTGAAAAACCCCTTAACAATTCTATTTGTAATTGTTTTTTTTCTAGAAATAAAGGCTCAACATTACACACACGATATTGGTGGTTTTGTGGGCTCTACTAGTTTACAAACCGATTATGGAGAGAGAAACCATTTTGGCAGCGAATTAAACAACCAAGGTATGTCGTTCTCAGTGGCACATTACCTTAGTTTCTACAACAGAACCTTACGTTGGGATCCTAACAACGTTTTACACAATCACTTGATGGTAAAAACCAGCTTGCAGTATTTGAGTAAAACAAAATTAAAACATCATGGAATTTATGCTTCTAAGCAAAGTTTTGCTGGAGAACAATTAAGAGCCATGAAAGGAACAGTAAGAATGTTAAATGTTGGTGTGCATTTAGAATACTTTTTACACCCATTAGAAGAGTTTGTATATCCATATTCCGATATTGCTTTCAATCCTTTTTTTACCTTCGGATTTCAATACTCTTTCTTTAACAATACACTCACTTCCGATTTAGGAGACTGGCAAAACGATATTTCTGTACTTCCAGAAAAATATCGAAATAATGGACATGTAGATGTTGGCGCGAATGAATCTTTCGTTTTTTCTATAGGACTTGGAACTCGATATAAATTGACAGAAAAATTAGATTTGGCTGCACAGTTTAACTATCAATATTTCTTTTCTGATAAAGTAGATGGGTTGCAAGCCGAAGTTTTTGAAAACAAAAATAACGAGTGGGCATTTAACCTTCAAGTTGGTTTGATATATCACTTGAACTTTAGTTTGCCATTATTTTATTAA
- a CDS encoding RNA polymerase sigma factor, producing the protein MKTLAAKITDEELVFEIVRTNNTELFATLYDRFSTVVYNKCYGFSKNRQEAEDLMQDVFVRLFVKLRTFKGKSKFSTWLYSFTYNFCVNYVQRDHHKKRERVTVVTDRIKEEDSFEEIEDHSLFELKSKKLAKVLTLIEPSDKMILLMKYQDEKSIKEIKEILNIGESAVKMRIKRAKQKVVKLYEAL; encoded by the coding sequence TTGAAAACACTAGCAGCCAAAATTACCGACGAAGAATTAGTATTTGAAATAGTAAGAACCAACAATACAGAGTTATTTGCCACTTTATATGATAGGTTTTCTACAGTAGTTTATAACAAATGTTATGGTTTTTCGAAAAACAGGCAAGAGGCAGAAGATTTAATGCAAGATGTTTTTGTAAGACTGTTTGTAAAGTTAAGAACTTTTAAAGGGAAGTCTAAATTTTCGACTTGGTTGTACTCGTTTACCTATAATTTTTGTGTGAATTATGTACAGAGAGATCATCATAAAAAAAGAGAAAGAGTAACTGTGGTAACAGATCGAATTAAAGAAGAAGATTCTTTTGAAGAAATCGAAGACCATAGTTTATTTGAATTAAAGTCTAAGAAATTAGCAAAGGTATTAACTTTAATAGAGCCATCAGATAAAATGATTTTATTGATGAAATACCAAGATGAAAAAAGCATTAAAGAAATAAAAGAGATTTTAAATATTGGCGAAAGTGCTGTTAAAATGCGAATTAAAAGAGCAAAACAAAAAGTAGTTAAATTATACGAAGCGCTGTAG
- a CDS encoding GIY-YIG nuclease family protein, with product MELRLVDNLPEKHGVYYFKNIRKEIIYVGKANNIKQRVISHFYNRKKKEQEMCMEIAQVSYTETGSELLALLLESSEIKHRYPKYNHAQKHNREAIGLFTYEDQKGIIHLAFNKLKLTPNPIMSFFSLTACRTFLEKLCQEFELCPKYCHLQTNVTRCFHHQIKECRGICCDKETVESYNKRVQEAIISVSIGSKNLVLKESGRTANEIGFALILNGSYKGFGYLDTGQDALLENPEDYQFFVQPQKDNSDIQKILRAYIHKNK from the coding sequence ATCGAACTCAGGTTAGTAGATAATTTACCCGAAAAACATGGTGTTTATTATTTTAAAAACATTCGAAAAGAAATTATTTATGTTGGCAAAGCCAATAACATAAAACAACGTGTAATTAGCCATTTTTACAATCGAAAGAAAAAAGAACAAGAAATGTGTATGGAAATCGCACAGGTTTCTTATACAGAAACCGGAAGCGAGTTACTAGCGTTATTGTTAGAATCTTCAGAAATAAAACATCGATATCCAAAATACAACCATGCACAAAAACACAATAGAGAAGCAATTGGGCTTTTTACTTACGAAGACCAAAAAGGCATTATTCATTTGGCTTTTAACAAACTAAAGTTGACTCCAAACCCAATTATGAGTTTCTTTTCTCTTACTGCTTGCAGAACGTTTTTAGAAAAACTTTGTCAAGAATTTGAATTGTGCCCTAAATATTGTCATTTACAAACAAATGTTACCCGTTGTTTTCATCATCAAATTAAAGAATGTAGAGGCATTTGTTGCGATAAAGAAACTGTAGAAAGTTATAATAAACGAGTGCAAGAAGCCATTATTTCTGTAAGTATTGGTTCTAAAAATTTAGTTTTAAAAGAATCTGGAAGAACTGCAAACGAAATTGGTTTTGCATTGATTTTAAATGGAAGCTACAAAGGTTTTGGTTATTTAGATACAGGCCAAGATGCACTATTAGAAAATCCGGAAGATTATCAGTTTTTTGTACAACCACAGAAAGACAATAGCGATATTCAAAAAATATTGAGGGCTTACATTCATAAAAACAAATAA
- a CDS encoding Ig-like domain-containing protein codes for MKFSKNLILLIVFAVLISSCAKTGRPDGGPKDEDAPLFVTANPPYESINFKGKEIKLYFNEFVKLKDLNKQLVVSPPLKNPLIISPQGTASKFLKIEILDTLTTNTTYIFNFGNAVEDNNESNVLEGFKYVFSTGTYIDSLKIFGEVQDAFLREKPKRTNIVLYKIDSTYTDSLIYKKKPNYVTSALDTTKFNFSNLKEGKYRLIALQENSSDYLFNPKLDKIGFYNDTISLPRDSILSKPIILFKEIQPYQFRRGKEITKGKIQFGYNGKIKDLKVNLLSKVPDSFKSVSRFEKDKDTLNYWFTPIDVDSLNFTVTNDIFIDTVTVRLRKKKIDSLSVSFPSNKLLHFRDTLFLKSNNPITAIDTSKISLIDADTLRIPFNIFNSKKENKLGFIFEKKQKSAYNLKLLPNAITDIYETTIDTLRFSFKTQEIEDYGKITLNVENSKNENLIIDLISIKEKNKIIERRYISSSESLVFDLLEPKSYAFRAIIDRNKNNFWDTGNYLEMKQPEKIIYFKTQIDLRANNYVFETFFVN; via the coding sequence GTGAAATTCTCTAAAAATCTTATTTTACTAATTGTTTTTGCAGTTTTAATTAGTAGCTGTGCAAAAACAGGAAGGCCAGATGGTGGTCCAAAAGACGAAGATGCCCCTTTGTTTGTAACTGCAAACCCACCTTATGAATCTATTAATTTTAAAGGAAAAGAAATAAAATTATATTTTAATGAGTTTGTAAAATTAAAAGACTTAAATAAACAATTGGTGGTTTCTCCTCCTTTAAAAAACCCACTGATAATAAGTCCACAAGGTACAGCTAGTAAATTTTTAAAAATCGAAATTTTAGATACATTAACAACCAATACTACCTATATATTTAACTTTGGAAATGCTGTTGAAGACAATAATGAAAGTAATGTTTTAGAGGGTTTTAAATACGTGTTTTCTACAGGAACCTATATCGATTCTCTTAAAATATTTGGAGAAGTACAAGATGCTTTTTTAAGAGAAAAACCCAAAAGAACAAATATTGTTTTGTATAAAATAGACAGCACTTATACAGATTCTCTTATTTATAAGAAAAAACCAAATTATGTAACATCTGCATTAGATACTACCAAATTTAATTTTAGCAATCTTAAAGAAGGCAAATATCGATTAATTGCATTACAAGAAAACTCTAGCGATTATCTTTTTAATCCGAAATTAGATAAAATAGGGTTTTATAACGATACGATTTCTTTGCCTAGAGACAGCATTCTTTCGAAACCTATTATTCTTTTTAAAGAAATTCAGCCTTATCAATTTAGGCGAGGAAAAGAAATTACCAAAGGCAAAATTCAGTTTGGTTACAATGGAAAAATAAAAGATTTAAAAGTAAATTTATTATCGAAAGTTCCAGATTCTTTTAAAAGTGTTTCTCGTTTCGAAAAAGATAAAGATACCCTTAACTATTGGTTTACGCCCATTGATGTAGATTCGTTAAACTTTACAGTTACCAACGACATTTTTATCGATACAGTAACGGTTAGATTAAGAAAAAAAAAGATAGATTCTTTATCTGTAAGCTTTCCTTCAAATAAGTTGTTGCATTTTAGAGATACTTTGTTTCTTAAAAGCAATAATCCTATCACAGCGATAGATACCAGTAAAATTTCTTTAATAGATGCAGACACTTTAAGGATTCCTTTTAATATTTTTAACTCAAAAAAAGAAAATAAATTAGGCTTTATTTTTGAAAAAAAACAAAAAAGTGCTTACAATTTAAAATTGTTACCAAACGCTATAACCGATATTTACGAAACAACAATAGATACTTTAAGGTTTAGTTTTAAAACACAAGAAATAGAAGACTATGGAAAAATAACCCTAAACGTAGAAAATTCTAAAAACGAAAACTTAATCATTGATTTAATCTCTATCAAAGAAAAAAATAAAATTATAGAAAGACGTTACATAAGTAGCTCCGAAAGCTTAGTTTTCGACTTATTAGAACCCAAATCTTATGCTTTTAGAGCAATTATAGACCGTAATAAAAACAATTTCTGGGACACAGGTAACTACCTAGAAATGAAGCAACCAGAAAAAATTATTTATTTTAAAACCCAAATAGATTTACGAGCAAACAACTATGTTTTCGAAACGTTTTTTGTAAATTAA
- the groL gene encoding chaperonin GroEL (60 kDa chaperone family; promotes refolding of misfolded polypeptides especially under stressful conditions; forms two stacked rings of heptamers to form a barrel-shaped 14mer; ends can be capped by GroES; misfolded proteins enter the barrel where they are refolded when GroES binds), producing MAKDIKFDIEARDGLKRGVDALANAVKVTLGPKGRNVIISKSFGAPTVTKDGVSVAKEVELENELENMGAQMVKEVASKTNDLAGDGTTTATVLAQAIVKEGLKNVAAGANPMDLKRGIDKAVTAIIENLEKQTQKVGNSSEKIKQVAAISANNDDTIGELIATAFTKVGKEGVITVEEAKGMETYVDVVEGMQFDRGYLSPYFVTDADKMIADLENPYILLFDKKISNLNEILPILEPVAQSGRPLLIIAEDVDGQALATLVVNKLRGGLKIAAVKAPGFGDRRKAMLEDIAILTGGTVISEERGFSLENATLDLLGTAETVTIDKDNTTIVNGSGDAKAIKARVNQIKTQIESTTSDYDKEKLQERLAKLAGGVAVLYVGAASEVEMKEKKDRVDDALHATRAAVEEGIVAGGGVALVRAKKVLEKLTTENLDETTGVQIINKAIEAPLRIIVENAGGEGSVVLNKVLEGKKDFGYNAKSDEYVDMLKAGIIDPKKVTRVALENAASVAGMILTTECALIDIKEDAPAGGMPPMGGGMPGMM from the coding sequence ATGGCAAAAGATATAAAATTTGATATTGAAGCAAGAGACGGATTAAAACGTGGCGTAGATGCTTTAGCAAATGCAGTAAAAGTAACTTTAGGACCAAAAGGTAGAAACGTAATTATTTCTAAATCTTTTGGTGCACCAACTGTAACTAAAGATGGTGTTTCTGTAGCAAAAGAAGTAGAATTAGAAAACGAGCTCGAAAATATGGGAGCTCAAATGGTAAAAGAAGTAGCTTCTAAAACCAACGATTTAGCGGGTGATGGAACAACAACTGCAACCGTTTTGGCACAAGCAATCGTAAAAGAAGGCCTAAAAAATGTGGCTGCAGGTGCAAATCCAATGGATTTAAAACGTGGAATCGACAAAGCAGTTACTGCAATTATTGAAAATTTAGAAAAGCAAACCCAAAAAGTGGGTAATTCTTCAGAAAAAATAAAACAAGTTGCTGCAATTTCTGCAAATAACGACGATACCATTGGAGAATTAATCGCAACTGCTTTTACCAAAGTTGGTAAAGAAGGTGTTATTACTGTAGAAGAAGCAAAAGGTATGGAAACATATGTAGATGTTGTAGAAGGAATGCAGTTCGACAGAGGTTACTTATCGCCATATTTTGTAACGGATGCAGATAAAATGATTGCAGATTTAGAGAATCCATATATTTTATTATTCGATAAAAAGATTTCTAACTTAAACGAAATTCTTCCAATTTTAGAGCCTGTAGCACAATCTGGAAGACCTCTTTTAATTATTGCTGAAGATGTAGATGGACAAGCATTGGCCACTTTAGTAGTGAACAAATTACGTGGCGGTTTAAAAATTGCTGCTGTAAAAGCTCCTGGTTTTGGAGATAGAAGAAAGGCCATGTTAGAAGACATCGCTATTTTAACTGGTGGAACTGTAATTTCCGAAGAAAGAGGTTTCTCTCTAGAAAATGCAACTTTAGATTTATTAGGAACTGCAGAAACAGTAACTATCGATAAAGATAATACAACTATTGTAAATGGTTCTGGAGACGCAAAAGCGATTAAAGCAAGAGTAAACCAAATTAAAACACAAATTGAATCTACAACTTCAGATTACGACAAAGAAAAATTACAAGAACGTTTGGCTAAATTAGCTGGTGGAGTTGCTGTTTTATATGTTGGTGCTGCTTCTGAAGTAGAAATGAAAGAGAAAAAAGACAGAGTAGATGATGCTTTACACGCGACAAGAGCCGCTGTAGAAGAAGGTATTGTTGCTGGTGGTGGGGTTGCTTTAGTACGCGCTAAAAAAGTTCTAGAGAAATTAACTACAGAAAATTTAGACGAAACTACAGGGGTACAAATTATTAACAAAGCAATTGAAGCTCCTTTAAGAATTATTGTTGAAAATGCTGGTGGTGAAGGTTCTGTGGTTTTAAATAAAGTTTTAGAAGGTAAAAAAGACTTTGGTTACAACGCAAAATCAGACGAGTATGTAGATATGCTAAAAGCAGGAATTATAGATCCTAAAAAAGTAACACGTGTTGCTTTAGAAAATGCTGCTTCTGTTGCTGGAATGATTTTAACAACCGAATGTGCATTAATAGACATTAAAGAAGATGCGCCTGCTGGTGGAATGCCTCCAATGGGTGGTGGAATGCCAGGAATGATGTAA